The following coding sequences lie in one Oncorhynchus gorbuscha isolate QuinsamMale2020 ecotype Even-year linkage group LG10, OgorEven_v1.0, whole genome shotgun sequence genomic window:
- the LOC124046977 gene encoding thioredoxin-related transmembrane protein 1-like, producing the protein MAPLLDHKIGDAMLSSSLPWRSKSSLLTCSLVLLIYLTSHPSSAKPSSLKEITDGNWEDILAGEWMIEFFAPWCPACQQLQPVWNEFADWGEDMGVNIAKVDVTEQPGLSGRFIITSLPTIYHCKDGVFRRYQGARTKDDLLSFIDEKKWQGIEPVSSWFGPSSFMMNTMSALFKLSMFIRRCHNYLIEHLAIPVWGSYVIFGLATLFSGLVLGLILVFIADFVFPSRRFNSPNYYQKKQTMEQARLIQQLEEEQEADGEEDDEDDEDGEQDDVWRRRRFLRLPRGYSSRGGAAKRVVGNREDQDEDS; encoded by the exons ATGGCGCCTTTGCTGGATCACAAAATTGGCGACGCTATGTTATCTTCTTCTTTACCTTGGCGATCAAAATCGAGTCTCTTGACATGTTCACTCGTTTTGCTTATTTACCTGACGTCGCATCCATCCTCGGCCAAACCGAGCAGCCTCAAAGAGATCACGGACGGAAACTGGGAAGACATCTTGGCAGGGGAATGGATGATTGAATT TTTTGCCCCGTGGTGTCCGGCGTGCCAACAGCTCCAGCCGGTGTGGAATGAGTTTGCCGACTGGGGTGAGGACATGGGCGTCAACATAGCGAAGGTGGACGTTACTGAACAGCCTG GTTTGAGTGGGCGATTCATCATCACTTCACTTCCGACCATCTACCA ctgtaaGGATGGTGTGTTCAGGAGGTACCAGGGGGCTCGCACCAAAGATGACTTGCTAAGCTTTATTGATGAGAAGAAGTGGCAGGGCATTGAGCCCGTGTCTTCCTGGTTTGGACCATCTTCCTTCAT GATGAACACAATGTCTGCTCTCTTCAAGCTGTCAATGTTCATTCGG CGTTGCCATAACTACCTGATAGAGCATTTGGCGATTCCAGTGTGGGGCTCATATGTCATCTTTGGACTGGCCACTCTCTTCTCTGGCCTAGTCCTGGGACTG ATACTGGTGTTCATTGCAGATTTTGTCTTCCCATCGCGACGATTTAACTCCCCAAACTACTACCAGA AGAAACAGACAATGGAACAAGCCAGGCTGATTCAGCAgctggaggaggagcaggaggcggACGGAGAAGAGGATGATGAGGACGATGAAGATGGAGAACAGGACGAtgtctggaggaggaggagattctTGCGTCTCCCGAGGGGTTATTCGTCCAGAGGAGGTGCTGCGAAAAGGGTGGTGGGCAACCGTGAGGACCAGGATGAGGACTCCTAG